From Gemmatimonadales bacterium, one genomic window encodes:
- a CDS encoding adenosylhomocysteinase has translation DGKRVHILAEGRLINLAAAEGHPASVMDMSFANQALGAEYLIKHAAKLSKDVHRVPVEIDKEIARLKLAGMGLAIDTLTPEQQHYLASWDLGT, from the coding sequence GACGGCAAGCGCGTCCACATTCTCGCCGAGGGGCGCCTCATCAACCTCGCCGCGGCCGAGGGGCATCCGGCGAGCGTGATGGACATGTCGTTCGCCAACCAGGCCCTCGGCGCCGAGTACCTGATCAAGCACGCGGCGAAGCTCTCGAAGGACGTGCACCGCGTGCCCGTGGAGATCGACAAGGAGATCGCCCGGCTCAAGCTGGCGGGCATGGGGCTCGCCATCGACACGCTGACGCCCGAGCAGCAGCACTACCTCGCGTCGTGGGACCTTGGCACCTGA
- a CDS encoding bifunctional nuclease family protein: MAPEPQGKALVEVRVAHLGFDRNTNAPVVVLQEKDGPRVLPIWIGPAEASAIAMELAGVKFSRPLTHDLLKQVILGLGGELKRVLITAVKENTYYAELQIHRNGDWVQLDARPSDSIAIALRLKAPIFTHPDLLDTAPISTVEPSKDEGPLDAESLKTYLQNLDPEDFGKFMP, from the coding sequence TTGGCACCTGAGCCGCAGGGCAAGGCGCTGGTCGAGGTGCGGGTCGCGCACCTCGGCTTCGACCGGAACACCAACGCCCCGGTCGTCGTCCTCCAGGAGAAGGACGGGCCGCGCGTGCTGCCCATCTGGATCGGGCCGGCCGAGGCGAGCGCGATCGCGATGGAGCTGGCCGGCGTCAAGTTCAGCCGGCCGCTCACCCACGACCTCCTCAAGCAGGTGATCCTCGGCCTGGGCGGCGAGCTGAAGCGCGTGCTGATCACCGCCGTGAAGGAGAACACCTACTACGCGGAGCTGCAGATCCACCGCAACGGCGACTGGGTCCAGCTCGACGCGCGTCCCTCCGACAGCATCGCGATCGCGCTGCGGCTGAAGGCGCCGATCTTCACCCACCCGGACCTGCTCGACACGGCGCCGATCAGCACCGTGGAGCCCTCGAAGGACGAGGGCCCGCTCGACGCCGAGTCGCTCAAGACCTACCTGCAGAACCTCGACCCCGAGGATTTTGGCAAGTTCATGCCGTAG